A single region of the Erythrobacter sp. HL-111 genome encodes:
- a CDS encoding carbonic anhydrase, whose amino-acid sequence MSRFALGAIKFQREVFPQKQELFERLSTGQSPEALFITCSDSRIETALITQTDPGDLFICRNAGNIVPPHTNQTGGMTASIEFAVGALRVPNIVVCGHTECGAMKGAMNRAGLDHLPHVREWLGFAQGAVDIVDALGAGMSPEEKMRMLLEQNVILQLQHLRTHPTVAVALASKAVTLHGWVYDIKTGEVSAYDAESETWQPIEERYASEIASEALAGHAC is encoded by the coding sequence ATGTCGAGATTTGCCCTTGGCGCGATCAAGTTCCAGCGTGAAGTATTCCCCCAGAAGCAGGAACTTTTCGAACGGCTGAGCACCGGCCAGAGCCCCGAAGCGCTGTTCATCACCTGCTCCGACAGCCGGATCGAAACCGCTCTCATCACCCAGACCGATCCGGGCGACCTGTTCATCTGTCGCAATGCGGGCAACATCGTCCCGCCCCACACGAACCAGACCGGCGGGATGACCGCCTCGATCGAATTCGCGGTCGGCGCGCTGCGCGTGCCCAACATCGTCGTGTGCGGGCACACCGAATGCGGCGCGATGAAGGGGGCGATGAACCGCGCAGGCCTCGATCACCTGCCGCATGTCCGCGAATGGCTCGGTTTCGCGCAGGGTGCAGTCGACATCGTCGATGCGCTCGGTGCGGGGATGAGCCCGGAAGAGAAGATGCGGATGCTGCTCGAGCAGAACGTCATCCTCCAGCTCCAGCACCTCAGGACCCACCCGACCGTCGCGGTCGCGCTCGCCAGCAAGGCCGTCACGCTGCACGGCTGGGTCTACGACATCAAGACCGGCGAGGTCAGCGCCTACGATGCAGAGAGCGAGACCTGGCAGCCGATCGAGGAGCGCTACGCTTCCGAAATCGCCTCCGAGGCGCTGGCGGGACACGCCTGCTGA
- a CDS encoding SulP family inorganic anion transporter: MTSQTAALPSLAVLGRDFLASIVVFLVALPLCMGIAIASGAPPALGLVTGIVGGLVVGSIAGSPLQVSGPAAGMAVLVFQLVNEHGLVMLGVVGLIAGAAQLIAGALKLGQWFRAISPSVIHGMLAGIGVLIAVSQFHVMLDDDPRSSGLANIAAIPEAIMKIFPIDESVHHLAAMAGLLTIGTIVAWNKFKPEKLALLPGPLVGVIAGTLFALVFALPITLVDLPSNLTDALNIPTGDALAGFLDPTIIGLGLIFAFVASAETLLCATAVDKMHIGARTNYDKELRAQGVGNMICGALGALPMTGVIVRSAANVEAGAKTRASAILHGAWLLLAVAAFPFVLNAIPTSVLAAILVYTGYKLVNVAQIRKIAEFGKQELAIYVVTLVGVVAIDLLTGVVLGFVLATLKLVYTFSHLEIDVTRDESSNRIDVWMTGSATFFSIPQLSNALENSPHGSEVHIHVEKLDHIDHACLEMLSSWEKLHQSTGGSLVVEWSDLVRRYARRSNDPAKASINSPTTRDAA; the protein is encoded by the coding sequence ATGACAAGCCAGACCGCCGCCTTGCCCTCTTTGGCCGTGCTGGGCCGGGATTTTCTCGCGTCCATCGTCGTGTTCCTCGTCGCCTTGCCCCTGTGCATGGGCATCGCCATCGCCTCCGGCGCACCGCCTGCGCTCGGCCTTGTCACCGGGATCGTCGGCGGGCTGGTGGTCGGCAGCATCGCCGGATCGCCGCTCCAGGTGAGCGGACCGGCTGCCGGCATGGCGGTGCTCGTGTTCCAGCTCGTCAACGAACACGGCCTGGTGATGCTGGGCGTGGTCGGGCTCATCGCCGGAGCCGCCCAGCTTATCGCGGGCGCATTGAAACTGGGACAATGGTTCCGGGCGATCTCGCCTTCGGTGATCCACGGCATGCTGGCCGGTATCGGGGTCCTCATCGCCGTCTCGCAGTTCCACGTCATGCTCGACGACGATCCCCGATCGAGCGGCCTTGCGAACATTGCCGCCATCCCCGAAGCGATCATGAAGATCTTCCCGATCGACGAATCGGTCCACCACCTCGCGGCGATGGCAGGGCTCCTGACGATCGGCACGATCGTCGCGTGGAACAAGTTCAAGCCGGAGAAGCTCGCCCTGCTTCCCGGTCCTCTGGTGGGGGTGATCGCGGGCACGCTGTTCGCGCTGGTCTTCGCGCTGCCGATCACGCTGGTCGACCTGCCCTCGAACCTCACGGATGCGCTCAACATCCCGACCGGCGATGCTCTTGCAGGGTTTCTGGACCCCACCATCATCGGTCTCGGCCTGATCTTCGCCTTCGTCGCGAGCGCCGAAACGCTGCTGTGCGCGACCGCGGTCGACAAGATGCACATCGGGGCGCGCACGAATTACGACAAGGAACTGCGCGCGCAGGGCGTCGGCAACATGATCTGCGGGGCGCTGGGCGCGCTGCCCATGACGGGGGTCATCGTCCGCTCGGCAGCGAATGTCGAAGCCGGGGCGAAAACCCGTGCCTCGGCGATCCTGCATGGCGCCTGGCTCCTGCTCGCGGTCGCCGCCTTTCCCTTCGTGCTGAACGCAATCCCGACCTCGGTGCTGGCCGCGATCCTCGTCTATACCGGCTACAAGCTCGTCAACGTCGCGCAGATCCGCAAGATCGCGGAATTCGGCAAGCAGGAACTGGCGATCTACGTCGTCACCCTCGTCGGGGTGGTCGCAATCGACCTTCTCACCGGCGTCGTGCTCGGCTTCGTTCTCGCCACGCTCAAGCTCGTCTACACCTTCTCGCATCTCGAGATCGACGTGACGCGCGACGAAAGCTCCAACCGGATCGATGTGTGGATGACGGGCTCGGCCACGTTCTTCTCGATCCCGCAGCTCAGCAATGCGCTGGAAAACTCGCCGCACGGGTCGGAGGTCCACATCCACGTCGAGAAGCTGGACCATATCGACCACGCCTGCCTCGAGATGCTGTCATCGTGGGAAAAGCTTCACCAGAGCACCGGCGGAAGCCTCGTCGTCGAATGGAGCGATCTCGTCCGGCGCTATGCACGGCGCTCGAACGATCCGGCCAAGGCCTCGATCAACAGCCCCACGACGAGGGACGCGGCCTAG
- a CDS encoding helix-turn-helix transcriptional regulator, protein MPSRKIVASELANVMRQISHPDRIRLLLRLQSGEQSVNELAAALEIPATRVSQHLAVLRAIALVDTESVGQNRVYRLAQPELALWLIDGIDFIAHRLGRASATDIKQAKELWQREASQTVI, encoded by the coding sequence ATGCCAAGCCGAAAGATCGTCGCGAGCGAGCTCGCCAATGTCATGCGGCAGATTTCGCACCCCGATCGCATCCGTCTCCTGCTCAGGCTGCAGTCGGGCGAACAGTCGGTCAACGAGCTCGCCGCCGCGCTCGAAATTCCTGCGACCCGCGTCTCGCAGCACCTCGCCGTGCTAAGGGCCATCGCATTGGTCGATACCGAATCCGTGGGTCAGAACCGCGTCTACCGGCTTGCGCAGCCCGAATTGGCGCTGTGGCTGATCGACGGCATCGACTTCATCGCCCATCGGCTCGGCCGGGCGAGCGCGACGGACATCAAGCAGGCCAAGGAATTGTGGCAGCGCGAAGCTTCGCAGACGGTGATCTGA
- a CDS encoding PAS domain-containing protein: MMRRQRALAEFGDFVLDHDDLDEILLEGCRLIAEALRTDLAKVVEIERHRATGFIRAGIGWNDGIVGRERVSLRERSSEAFAIARAEPVITNDIKKETRFHFPAFLQDHGVVALINVPIFLPGRRPWGVLQVDSRVPRKFDREDIDFLKNYSMVLGPVIDRLLVMREKHEETRQLTLRNDRLRRVIEGMEEGFGLLAPDFTILEHNRKLDFAQGDQSGETVGKSFWERYPGSRDTDIGRMLVRAMEERIPLTLEHRPMGSERWLEARAFPIADGSLALLWRDVTARREARLRLSKSEEWLRSAIMVGKVGLWAWDIPDNRIVWSEEHYLMYGYQPGEIEPSHITWYEQIVDEDRERVVAEIRAARESGEDYATQYRVVRNDGTVRWLDATGRFFYDDEGTAVRMVGALVDVTEQHEMNDRLGLLVAELQHRTRNLIGVVQAMALRTQRSSETIEQFSRKFRDRLEALARVQGLLSRLGTEDRISFDELIETELAAMNGEKTDTTVRLDGPRGIRLRSSTVQTLALALHELATNAVKYGALGQAGARLAITWSFEKQGDGGRPWLHIEWRESGVRMPAGDNGPHGSGEGRELIEQALPYQLGARTHFELGKDGAYCTISLPVSDAAG; the protein is encoded by the coding sequence ATGATGAGGCGCCAGCGCGCGCTTGCCGAATTCGGCGACTTCGTGCTCGACCACGACGACCTCGACGAGATTCTCCTCGAGGGGTGCCGCCTGATCGCCGAGGCGCTGCGAACCGATCTCGCCAAGGTGGTCGAGATCGAGCGCCACCGCGCGACCGGCTTCATCCGCGCCGGGATCGGCTGGAATGACGGCATCGTGGGCCGCGAGCGGGTCAGCCTGCGCGAACGCTCTTCGGAGGCCTTTGCCATCGCCAGGGCCGAACCGGTCATCACGAACGACATCAAGAAAGAGACGCGGTTCCATTTCCCCGCCTTCCTGCAAGATCACGGCGTGGTCGCGCTCATCAACGTGCCGATCTTCCTGCCGGGCCGGCGGCCGTGGGGCGTCCTGCAGGTCGATTCGCGCGTGCCGCGCAAGTTCGACCGCGAAGACATCGATTTCCTCAAGAACTATTCCATGGTGCTCGGGCCGGTGATCGACCGGCTGCTCGTCATGCGCGAGAAGCACGAGGAGACGCGCCAGCTCACCCTTCGCAACGACCGCCTGCGCCGGGTGATCGAGGGGATGGAGGAGGGATTCGGGCTGCTCGCGCCCGATTTCACCATCCTCGAACACAATCGCAAGCTCGATTTTGCCCAAGGCGATCAGTCCGGCGAAACCGTGGGGAAGAGCTTCTGGGAGCGCTATCCGGGTTCGCGGGATACCGATATCGGCCGGATGCTGGTGCGGGCGATGGAGGAGCGCATTCCGCTGACGCTCGAACACCGGCCGATGGGCTCGGAGCGCTGGCTGGAGGCGCGCGCTTTCCCGATAGCGGACGGCTCGCTCGCATTGCTGTGGCGCGACGTGACCGCCCGCCGCGAAGCGCGCCTGCGCCTCAGCAAGAGCGAGGAATGGCTCCGCAGCGCGATCATGGTCGGCAAGGTCGGGCTGTGGGCCTGGGACATCCCGGACAACCGGATCGTGTGGTCGGAAGAGCATTACCTCATGTACGGCTACCAGCCCGGCGAGATCGAGCCGTCCCATATCACCTGGTATGAACAAATAGTCGACGAAGACCGCGAACGCGTCGTCGCCGAAATCAGGGCCGCGCGGGAATCGGGCGAGGATTACGCCACGCAGTACCGCGTCGTCAGGAACGATGGCACGGTCCGCTGGCTGGATGCGACGGGGCGCTTCTTCTACGACGACGAGGGCACCGCGGTCCGCATGGTCGGCGCGCTCGTCGACGTGACCGAACAGCACGAAATGAACGACCGGCTCGGCCTTCTGGTGGCCGAACTGCAGCACCGCACGCGCAATCTCATCGGGGTGGTGCAGGCGATGGCGCTGCGGACCCAGCGCAGCAGCGAGACGATCGAGCAATTCAGCCGGAAGTTCCGCGACCGGCTCGAGGCGCTGGCGCGTGTGCAGGGCCTGCTTTCGCGGCTGGGGACGGAGGACCGGATCTCCTTCGACGAGCTGATCGAGACCGAACTGGCGGCGATGAATGGCGAGAAGACGGACACGACGGTCCGGCTCGACGGCCCGCGCGGCATCCGGCTGCGCTCCTCGACCGTGCAGACGCTGGCGCTGGCGCTGCACGAACTCGCCACCAACGCGGTCAAGTACGGGGCGCTGGGGCAGGCCGGTGCGCGGCTTGCGATCACCTGGAGCTTCGAGAAGCAGGGCGACGGCGGGCGGCCCTGGCTCCACATCGAATGGCGCGAAAGCGGGGTGAGGATGCCCGCGGGCGATAACGGGCCGCACGGCTCGGGCGAGGGGCGCGAGTTGATCGAGCAGGCGCTGCCCTACCAGCTCGGCGCGCGCACGCATTTCGAACTGGGCAAGGACGGCGCCTATTGCACGATCTCGCTGCCCGTGTCGGACGCCGCGGGCTAG
- a CDS encoding polysaccharide deacetylase family protein — protein sequence MHHAPPSVTGTAAAEALPPVAPGERARFAPGFGRRVLLTIDTEEEFDWSAPFSRQATATTHTRAFAGFQAFCEEIGAHPVWLVDWPIAHDPVAVEVLGAAARAGRADIGIHLHPWVNPPFEEAVTARNSYAGNLPRALEAEKFARLKARIEQAFGVSPAIYRAGRYGFGPHTAELLGEHGIAIDSSMRPLFDYRADGGPDHRRHPAHPWWMDEARNLLELPVSSVHAGPLAPLGPRLQRAGERIPKLAGLFARTGLCERIALTPEGVGIAAALRGVEAAVQADLPLIVLSFHSPSLVPGHTPYVRSSADLAALHDWLRAVHARLAELGVRPASIADILAAART from the coding sequence ATGCACCATGCACCGCCTTCCGTCACCGGCACTGCCGCCGCCGAAGCCCTTCCCCCCGTCGCGCCGGGCGAGCGCGCGCGGTTCGCCCCCGGCTTCGGACGACGCGTGCTGCTGACGATCGACACCGAGGAAGAGTTCGATTGGTCCGCGCCCTTCTCGCGGCAAGCCACGGCAACCACCCACACCCGCGCCTTCGCCGGGTTCCAGGCATTCTGCGAGGAAATCGGCGCGCATCCCGTCTGGCTGGTCGATTGGCCGATCGCGCACGACCCGGTCGCGGTCGAGGTGCTGGGCGCGGCGGCGCGGGCGGGCCGCGCGGATATCGGCATCCACCTCCACCCCTGGGTCAACCCCCCGTTCGAGGAAGCGGTCACCGCGCGCAATTCCTATGCCGGCAACCTGCCGCGCGCGCTCGAAGCGGAGAAATTCGCGCGGCTGAAGGCCCGGATCGAGCAGGCCTTCGGGGTCAGCCCGGCGATCTACCGGGCGGGCCGCTACGGCTTCGGGCCGCATACGGCGGAGCTTCTCGGGGAACACGGGATCGCGATCGATTCCTCGATGCGCCCGCTGTTCGATTACCGCGCCGACGGAGGGCCGGATCATCGCCGTCACCCGGCCCATCCCTGGTGGATGGACGAGGCGCGCAACCTGCTCGAACTGCCGGTCTCCAGCGTTCATGCCGGGCCGCTCGCGCCGCTCGGGCCGCGGCTCCAGCGGGCCGGGGAACGGATACCGAAGCTTGCGGGCCTGTTCGCGCGGACCGGCCTGTGCGAGCGGATCGCGCTCACGCCCGAAGGCGTCGGCATCGCCGCGGCGCTGCGCGGGGTCGAGGCGGCGGTGCAGGCGGACCTGCCGCTGATCGTCCTGTCCTTCCACAGTCCCAGCCTCGTGCCCGGTCACACGCCCTATGTCCGCAGCAGCGCCGATCTCGCCGCGCTGCACGACTGGCTGCGCGCGGTCCACGCGCGGCTTGCCGAGCTGGGCGTGCGCCCGGCAAGCATCGCCGACATCCTGGCCGCCGCCCGCACCTGA
- a CDS encoding histidine kinase dimerization/phospho-acceptor domain-containing protein: MFFDDRLATVLRQRVSSEAGRRTQFRQLLDLLGNRRQSGPDRRDHSLLAAAWLRMDALAEVLPASERARIVREPGWRLRSAELTSHLADFEPEVAAAALTKAELPAEEWQALIPRLPIRARGFLRLRRDLPVDVEALLERLGIHDRGLPRPGAEGGIDAQEAAAATPGEGEVPPPPPPRPGEEVEGDGPRSEISALVERIARFRREREAAPIEQDPSPGLPLDLPLEQRPGERIVIAFGFAADSAGRIEWAEPEIAPMVIGARLVRRKALLGAGEESALERAFARRQPISHAPADLAGAPAISGAWVVDARPRFTDDGVFTGYVGRFRRPAEAPHRPTTAAREADRIRQLLHELRTPVTAVQGYAEVIQQQLFGPAPHEYRALAAGIAADAARILAGFAELDRLARLESGTGEMTRGESDLAAAATRTVDQLAHVLAPRLSGIAFDPPADREVLVTLDPDETEALLWRLLATLGGGCAAGEMLRATLVPVLGHEGGADAGGPIGAARLTCEIPAQLLAEEDIFAAEARPLGTAINAGLFGAGFALRLARAEARAAGGDLVRRDEEVVLTLPLITERAAPGSGDAATDFAEEQGEAGGKLS; the protein is encoded by the coding sequence ATGTTCTTCGACGACCGCCTTGCCACCGTGCTGCGCCAGCGCGTCTCGAGCGAGGCGGGTCGGCGCACGCAGTTCAGGCAGTTGCTCGACCTGCTCGGCAATCGCCGCCAGTCCGGGCCGGACCGGCGCGATCACAGCCTGCTCGCGGCGGCGTGGCTCAGGATGGACGCGCTGGCCGAGGTCCTGCCCGCGAGCGAGCGCGCGCGGATCGTGCGCGAACCCGGCTGGCGGCTTCGCAGCGCGGAGCTGACTTCGCATCTCGCCGATTTCGAACCCGAGGTCGCCGCCGCCGCGCTGACCAAGGCGGAGCTCCCGGCGGAGGAGTGGCAGGCGCTCATCCCCCGCCTGCCGATCCGCGCGCGCGGGTTCCTGCGCCTGAGGCGCGATCTGCCGGTCGATGTCGAGGCGCTGCTCGAACGGCTGGGGATCCATGATCGCGGTCTGCCCCGGCCCGGTGCGGAGGGCGGTATCGACGCGCAAGAGGCCGCGGCCGCTACGCCCGGCGAGGGCGAGGTCCCTCCGCCGCCGCCCCCCCGCCCGGGCGAGGAGGTGGAAGGCGATGGCCCCCGCAGCGAGATTTCGGCGCTGGTCGAACGCATCGCCCGCTTCCGGCGCGAGCGCGAAGCAGCGCCGATCGAGCAGGACCCCTCGCCCGGCTTGCCGCTCGACCTGCCGCTCGAACAGCGCCCGGGCGAGCGGATCGTCATCGCCTTCGGCTTCGCCGCCGACAGCGCCGGGCGGATCGAATGGGCCGAGCCCGAAATCGCGCCCATGGTGATCGGCGCGCGGCTGGTCCGGCGCAAGGCGCTGCTCGGTGCGGGCGAGGAAAGCGCGCTCGAACGCGCCTTCGCCCGCCGCCAGCCGATTTCCCATGCCCCCGCCGATCTTGCCGGCGCGCCCGCCATCAGCGGCGCCTGGGTGGTCGATGCGCGCCCGCGCTTCACCGACGACGGCGTCTTCACCGGCTATGTCGGGCGTTTCCGCCGCCCTGCCGAGGCGCCGCACCGCCCCACCACCGCGGCGCGCGAAGCCGACCGGATCCGCCAGCTGCTGCACGAATTGCGGACCCCCGTCACCGCGGTCCAGGGCTATGCCGAGGTCATCCAGCAGCAGCTTTTCGGCCCCGCCCCGCACGAATACCGCGCCCTTGCCGCCGGGATCGCCGCCGATGCCGCGCGCATCCTCGCCGGCTTCGCCGAGCTCGACCGGCTCGCCCGGCTCGAAAGCGGCACCGGCGAGATGACGCGCGGCGAAAGCGACCTTGCTGCCGCCGCGACCCGCACGGTCGACCAGCTTGCCCACGTGCTCGCCCCGCGCCTGTCGGGCATCGCGTTCGATCCCCCGGCCGACCGCGAAGTGCTCGTCACGCTCGACCCGGACGAGACCGAGGCGCTGCTCTGGCGGCTGCTCGCGACGCTAGGGGGCGGCTGCGCGGCGGGCGAGATGCTGCGCGCGACGCTCGTGCCGGTGCTTGGTCATGAGGGCGGGGCCGACGCGGGCGGACCGATCGGCGCCGCGCGCCTGACCTGCGAGATCCCGGCCCAGTTGCTGGCCGAAGAAGACATCTTCGCCGCCGAGGCCCGCCCGCTCGGCACCGCGATCAATGCCGGCCTGTTCGGCGCCGGGTTCGCGCTGCGGCTGGCGCGGGCCGAAGCGCGCGCGGCGGGAGGCGACCTGGTGCGGCGGGACGAGGAAGTCGTGCTGACCCTGCCGCTCATCACCGAACGCGCCGCGCCCGGGTCCGGTGATGCCGCCACCGACTTCGCCGAAGAGCAGGGGGAAGCGGGCGGAAAGCTTTCTTAG
- a CDS encoding Lrp/AsnC family transcriptional regulator translates to MANLDEIDKRLLAELQAEGRVTNVELAQRVGLTAPPCLRRVRGLEEEGVIRGYHADLDPSKLGFSITVFAMVSLKSQAETALREFEEHMRALPEVRECHMLNGEIDFILKIVSQDLQSFQEFLTGKLTPAPNVESVKTSLTIRTSKHEPGVPL, encoded by the coding sequence ATGGCCAATCTGGACGAAATCGACAAACGCCTGCTCGCCGAACTGCAGGCCGAGGGGCGGGTGACGAACGTCGAACTCGCGCAGCGCGTGGGCCTGACTGCGCCGCCCTGCCTGCGCCGCGTGCGCGGACTTGAGGAAGAAGGCGTGATTCGCGGCTACCACGCCGATCTCGACCCGTCGAAACTGGGCTTTTCCATCACCGTCTTCGCCATGGTCAGCCTCAAGAGCCAGGCCGAAACCGCGCTGCGCGAATTCGAGGAGCACATGCGCGCCCTGCCCGAGGTGCGCGAGTGTCACATGCTCAACGGCGAGATCGACTTCATCCTCAAGATCGTCTCCCAGGACCTCCAGAGCTTCCAGGAATTCCTCACCGGAAAGCTCACGCCGGCGCCCAATGTCGAAAGCGTGAAGACCTCGCTCACCATCCGCACGTCGAAGCACGAGCCCGGCGTCCCGCTCTGA
- a CDS encoding GFA family protein, which produces MGEAVHPAEPIEGRCLCGAVGITLERPQRGIEVCHCTMCRQWTGSIYAGIEGEDFTVTGGEHVTAYRSSNWAERAFCSRCGSCLWYRFLPTGNRTFLAGLFDLPPGLAIKQQIFIDEKPDWFDIAQDSPKKTGAQIIAEAEAAGFHFD; this is translated from the coding sequence ATGGGCGAGGCCGTGCATCCCGCCGAACCGATCGAGGGCCGCTGCCTGTGCGGCGCGGTGGGGATCACGCTCGAGAGACCGCAGCGCGGGATCGAGGTTTGCCATTGCACGATGTGCCGGCAATGGACCGGCTCGATCTATGCCGGGATCGAGGGCGAGGACTTCACCGTGACCGGGGGCGAACACGTCACCGCCTACCGATCGAGCAACTGGGCCGAGCGCGCCTTCTGCTCCAGATGCGGTTCGTGCCTGTGGTACAGGTTCCTGCCGACCGGGAATCGCACCTTCCTCGCCGGCCTGTTCGACCTGCCACCGGGTCTTGCGATCAAGCAGCAGATCTTCATCGACGAAAAGCCCGACTGGTTCGACATCGCGCAGGACAGCCCGAAGAAGACCGGAGCGCAGATCATCGCCGAAGCCGAGGCCGCGGGTTTCCATTTCGATTGA
- a CDS encoding NAD(P)/FAD-dependent oxidoreductase translates to MMTHEILDDAARQPSPGDAAEGEDIVLPARASVHRTGAVNAASKKTQIVVVGGGAGGLELVRRLGAKFGRKHHDIILVDKNLTHIWKPLLHEVAAGSLDANLDEVGYRGHCYRWGYRFFQGSLEGIDRERKRVHLAPVYDEDGSELIAGHSIRYDILAIAVGSISNDFGVPGVKDHCIYLDSREQADRFRTKLLNHCLRVSRAMMGDPDANEQVKIAIVGAGATGVELAAELYNAAAALRHYGLEVFDESRLDVTLLEAGPRILPALPERLSKAAKHELGRLGVEVRENTQVVEARPRVLETADGSTVEADLIVWAAGVKGAPFLSQLGLETTPRHQILVKDTLQTVSDDSIFALGDCASFTPEGTTIPIPPRAQAAHQMANVVFDNIVRMQKGRPLKKFVYQDKGSLISLSRFSTVGSLMGNLVGGSLAVEGRLARLIYTSLYRLHLLGIHGWMKGTFLMLIGRVNRIVRPKLKLH, encoded by the coding sequence ATGATGACACACGAGATTCTGGACGACGCCGCGAGGCAGCCTTCGCCGGGCGATGCGGCGGAAGGCGAGGATATCGTCCTGCCTGCGCGCGCCTCCGTCCACCGCACCGGGGCTGTCAACGCGGCGAGCAAGAAGACCCAGATCGTCGTCGTCGGCGGCGGCGCGGGCGGGCTCGAACTGGTCCGCCGGCTGGGCGCGAAATTCGGGCGCAAGCATCACGACATCATCCTCGTCGACAAGAACCTCACGCATATCTGGAAGCCCCTGCTGCACGAGGTCGCGGCCGGTTCGCTCGACGCCAATCTCGACGAAGTCGGCTATCGCGGCCACTGCTATCGTTGGGGCTACCGCTTCTTCCAGGGCAGCCTCGAGGGGATCGACCGGGAGAGGAAACGCGTGCATCTTGCCCCCGTTTACGACGAGGACGGGAGCGAGTTGATCGCGGGCCATTCGATCCGTTACGACATCCTCGCCATCGCGGTCGGCTCGATCTCGAACGATTTCGGCGTGCCGGGGGTGAAGGACCATTGCATCTATCTCGATTCGCGCGAACAAGCCGACCGTTTCCGCACCAAGCTGCTCAACCACTGCCTGCGGGTGAGCCGCGCGATGATGGGAGACCCGGATGCGAACGAGCAGGTGAAGATCGCCATCGTCGGCGCGGGCGCGACCGGGGTCGAACTCGCGGCCGAACTCTACAACGCCGCCGCCGCACTGCGCCATTACGGGCTCGAGGTGTTCGACGAGAGCCGGCTCGACGTGACCCTGCTCGAAGCGGGGCCGCGCATCCTGCCCGCCCTGCCCGAACGCCTGTCCAAGGCGGCGAAGCATGAACTCGGGCGGCTCGGCGTCGAAGTGCGCGAGAACACGCAGGTGGTCGAGGCGCGCCCGCGCGTGCTGGAAACCGCGGACGGAAGCACGGTCGAAGCCGACCTCATCGTCTGGGCCGCCGGGGTGAAGGGCGCGCCCTTCCTCTCGCAACTGGGACTGGAGACCACCCCGCGCCACCAGATCCTCGTGAAGGACACGCTCCAGACGGTCAGCGACGACAGCATCTTCGCGCTGGGCGACTGCGCTTCCTTCACGCCGGAAGGGACGACCATCCCGATCCCGCCGCGCGCGCAGGCCGCGCACCAGATGGCGAACGTGGTGTTCGACAACATCGTGCGGATGCAGAAGGGCAGGCCGCTGAAGAAATTCGTCTACCAGGACAAGGGCTCGCTCATCTCGCTTTCGCGCTTTTCGACCGTGGGCAGCCTGATGGGCAATCTCGTCGGCGGGAGCCTCGCGGTCGAGGGGCGACTGGCGCGGCTGATCTACACCTCGCTCTACCGCCTGCACCTGCTCGGCATCCACGGCTGGATGAAGGGCACCTTCCTGATGCTGATCGGGCGGGTGAACCGGATCGTGCGGCCGAAATTGAAGCTGCACTAG